The Bemisia tabaci chromosome 5, PGI_BMITA_v3 genome includes a window with the following:
- the LOC109042153 gene encoding uncharacterized protein translates to MGALTDDVKRAVFVKLNEVFRDDVETLARVLYYLDQEEDAYRHAERVPPFWRTLVNALVSDALFATYARRLAQDTRGEQENEDFMRYIRRLGQIYDRHLTASEREADISDVQSLDVRLLADIELGQRDGAVGFARTWAFMTPESQAEVLKFARSLCADTRVAVWGNLDDVVGVLSKVRGNVVLVGLAIATIAYDVLRNIRRWWHGEISGKRCCKNIVDSVLSLVGGLGGGLAGTVMGTVVAGPVGALVGGAAGAIVAGRVTNMLSDRLTQWIFGLPRTEALENAFNFFRLPATASNHEINTAYRQLCLKHHPDKGGNAEEFHVVQVNMAVIAASRDEI, encoded by the exons ATGGGCGCACTAACGGATGACGTGAAACGTGCGGTGTTCGTGAAGCTGAACGAAGTCTTCAGGGATGACGTGGAAACCCTGGCTCGCGTACTCTATTACCTGGATCAAGAGGAGGATGCTTACAGGCACGCCGAGAGGGTGCCCCCCTTCTGGCGAACCTTGGTTAATGCGCTAGTGTCGGACGCGTTGTTCGCAACGTACGCTCGCCGGCTCGCCCAAGACACTCGCGGTGAGCAGGAGAACGAGGATTTCATGAGATACATTCGACGCCTCGGGCAAATTTACGATCGACACTTGACAGCCTCAGAAAGAGAGGCTGACATCAGCGACGTGCAAAGCTTGGATGTCCGACTACTGGCTGACATCGAGCTGGGACAAAGGGACGGCGCGGTCGGCTTCGCTCGCACCTGGGCGTTCATGACTCCGGAGAGCCAAGCAGAGGTGCTCAAATTCGCCAG GTCATTATGTGCGGACACGAGAGTGGCTGTTTGGGGAAACCTAGACGATGTGGTTGGCGTCCTGAGCAAGGTACGCGGTAATGTGGTGCTGGTGGGGCTGGCCATCGCTACCATCGCCTACGACGTCCTCCGCAATATCAGAAGATGGTGGCATGGTGAGATAAGCGGGAAAAGATGCTGCAAGAATATCGTAGACTCCGTGCTAAGTTTGGTCGGTGGTCTGGGCGGCGGCCTGGCCGGGACGGTCATGGGTACTGTCGTTGCCGGTCCGGTCGGCGCTCTGGTCGGTGGCGCAGCCGGGGCTATAGTTGCTGGACGAGTTACTAACATGCTATCAGACCGCTTGACCCAGTGGATCTTCGGGCTCCCGAGAACCGAGGCGTTGGAAAATGCCTTCAACTTCTTTCGGCTCCCGGCTACCGCGTCCAATCACGAAATCAACACGGCCTATCGGCAACTTTGCCTCAAGCATCATCCTGACAAAGGTGGCAATGCGGAGGAATTTCATGTTGTTCAGGTCAATATGGCGGTTATAGCAGCGTCCAGAGACGAGATTTAA